One window from the genome of Thermus sediminis encodes:
- a CDS encoding acetate--CoA ligase, whose protein sequence is MAVEKILRTEERLWAPEHARKAANLQDFQGEYQRSLEDPEGFWGGWAKRFYWERPFERVLEWNLPEHRWFLGGTTNAAYNALERNVERGLRNKVALLYLSEEGQEAKLTYGELLDRVRRLATGLRALGVGKGDRVVLYMPLTLEGVLAMLATAYLGAIHGVVYAGLGVGALRERILDAGAKVLIAGDVGFRRGKVVDLRSIAEEAIRDLPLRVVWFQRLGKAELPPGHHDFEELLWGHPPEARAEMVEAEHPLFILYTSGSTGKPKGVVHVHGGYMVGTTYHLRTFFDVKDDDLFFATSDIGWIVGHSYMVYAPLLEGVTSVLREGAPDYPDPGAFWQAVERYRVNVMFTAPTAVRLFMKFGPEWPKKYDLSSLRLLAVAGEPLNPEALRWAYEHLAEGGRRGFVADNWWQTELGGPTLGTPLTLPAKPGYAGVPLPGVEAGVVDEGGRPVPPGQGGLLVLRRPFPHMMRTVWGNHDRYLQYWREVPGVYVAGDVASQDEEGYFSVLGRADDVLNVAGHRIGTADVESALVSHPAVAEAAAIGVPDPVKGEAIKAFVVLRLGQAPSEELKESILQHVRRELGPIATPSEVVFLDKLPKTRSGKILRRLLKAQELGRDPGDLSTLEE, encoded by the coding sequence ATGGCGGTGGAAAAGATTCTTAGAACCGAGGAGAGGCTCTGGGCCCCGGAGCACGCTAGGAAGGCGGCGAACCTCCAGGACTTCCAGGGGGAGTACCAGAGGAGCCTGGAGGACCCCGAGGGCTTCTGGGGGGGGTGGGCGAAGCGCTTTTACTGGGAAAGGCCCTTTGAGAGGGTTTTGGAGTGGAACCTCCCCGAGCACCGGTGGTTCCTGGGAGGGACCACCAACGCCGCCTACAACGCCCTGGAGAGGAACGTGGAAAGGGGCCTCAGGAACAAGGTGGCCCTCCTCTACCTCTCCGAGGAGGGCCAGGAGGCCAAGCTCACCTACGGGGAGCTCCTGGACCGGGTGCGCCGCCTGGCCACGGGGCTAAGGGCCCTGGGGGTGGGGAAGGGCGACCGGGTGGTCCTCTACATGCCCCTCACCCTCGAGGGCGTCCTGGCCATGCTGGCCACGGCCTACCTGGGGGCCATCCACGGCGTGGTCTACGCCGGCCTCGGAGTGGGGGCCTTAAGGGAGCGCATCCTGGACGCCGGGGCCAAGGTCCTCATCGCCGGGGACGTGGGCTTTAGGCGGGGCAAGGTGGTGGACCTCCGCTCCATCGCCGAGGAGGCCATCCGGGACCTCCCCCTCAGGGTGGTCTGGTTCCAGCGCCTGGGCAAGGCGGAGCTTCCCCCGGGGCACCACGACTTTGAGGAGCTCCTCTGGGGCCACCCGCCGGAGGCCCGGGCGGAGATGGTGGAGGCGGAGCACCCCCTCTTCATCCTCTACACCTCGGGCTCCACGGGGAAGCCCAAGGGGGTGGTCCACGTGCACGGGGGGTATATGGTGGGCACCACCTACCACCTGCGCACCTTTTTTGACGTGAAGGACGACGACCTCTTCTTCGCCACCAGCGACATCGGCTGGATCGTGGGCCACTCCTACATGGTCTACGCCCCCCTCCTGGAAGGGGTCACCAGCGTTCTCCGGGAAGGGGCCCCCGACTACCCCGACCCCGGGGCCTTCTGGCAGGCGGTGGAGCGCTACCGGGTGAACGTGATGTTCACCGCCCCCACGGCGGTGCGCCTGTTCATGAAGTTTGGTCCTGAGTGGCCGAAGAAATATGACCTCTCCTCCTTGCGCCTCCTCGCCGTGGCCGGGGAGCCCTTAAACCCCGAGGCCCTGCGCTGGGCCTACGAGCACCTGGCCGAAGGGGGCCGGCGGGGCTTCGTGGCCGACAACTGGTGGCAGACGGAGCTAGGAGGCCCCACCCTGGGCACCCCCCTCACCCTCCCCGCCAAGCCCGGGTATGCGGGGGTGCCCCTCCCCGGGGTGGAGGCGGGGGTGGTGGACGAGGGGGGGAGGCCCGTGCCCCCAGGGCAAGGGGGGCTTCTCGTCCTCAGGCGCCCCTTCCCCCACATGATGCGCACCGTCTGGGGCAACCACGACCGCTACCTCCAGTACTGGCGGGAGGTCCCTGGGGTCTACGTGGCCGGGGACGTGGCGAGCCAGGACGAGGAGGGGTACTTCAGCGTCCTAGGGCGGGCGGATGACGTCCTCAACGTGGCCGGGCACCGCATCGGCACCGCCGATGTGGAAAGCGCTCTGGTCTCCCATCCCGCCGTGGCCGAGGCGGCGGCCATCGGCGTGCCCGACCCCGTGAAGGGGGAGGCCATCAAGGCCTTCGTGGTCCTGCGCCTGGGCCAGGCTCCTTCGGAAGAGCTCAAGGAGAGCATCCTCCAGCACGTGCGGAGGGAGCTTGGCCCCATCGCCACGCCCAGCGAGGTGGTCTTCCTGGACAAGCTCCCCAAGACCCGCTCGGGGAAGATCCTCCGAAGGCTGCTCAAAGCCCAGGAGCTGGGCAGGGACCCCGGGGACCTCTCCACCCTCGAGGAGTAG
- a CDS encoding sensor histidine kinase, with the protein MSPVLLLFSLFLYLGILFLVALWGEGRGRAWAQSPWTYALSLAVYATAWTFFGSVGRAAKEGATFLPVYLGPTLVLLLWPFLYGRLLKLAQAHRLTSWADYLFLRYGHAPLASLTAAFLVVGLLPYLALQLKAIAQAFLFLSGEEAPLADVALPTTLLLALFAILFGTRRLDPSERHQGLVLAVAFESFVKLFALLLVGLVVLLALGNPFPQALERPDLLPPLTPPEGLPGYLGWVGLTVLSGLAFLFLPRQFHVIVVENVNPRHLPLAAWAFPLYLLLINLPMVPLALLGRLHFPEENPDLYVLALSLEAGYPALALLAFLGGVSAATAMVVVESLALSILVSNHLLSPLLLRARALGSLLLWRRLSILVVMLLAYLYFRLAGEAYALVGMGLISFVAVAQLAPPALLGLFWKGATREGALAGLIGGVLLWTYTLFLPALARSGWLPEVFLTGPHPLLRPEGLLGLRDLDPVTHGFLVSLMANLALTLGVSLFTRKEVQEEGRTGEVAELAALLGRVLGPEAEVAFLNRVQDLPGPQAAALAEAFLAGSVGPATARLLLLSVTERAPPEALLEEAARESKEVRAYARALEEARRELAEAYERLKALDHAKDEVLAAVSHELKTPLTSVRALAEILEAHHDLPEEERRRFTALLSKEAARLSRLVEEVLAYARLQAGLPLRLQATDLRALAEEALALVQPLAQEKRVIMEVHLEEARALTDRDRVLQVLLNLLQNALRHAQSRVCLELRHEGKEALFRVQDDGPGVPEDLRPWVFEPFQSFAGGTGLGLYLARRLVEALGGRIFLEKGEGASFAFTLPLEVDHADLGGG; encoded by the coding sequence ATGAGCCCTGTCCTCCTCCTCTTTAGCCTTTTCCTCTACCTGGGCATCCTCTTCTTGGTAGCCCTCTGGGGGGAGGGTCGGGGCAGGGCCTGGGCCCAAAGCCCCTGGACCTACGCCCTCTCCCTGGCGGTCTACGCCACCGCCTGGACCTTTTTCGGCAGCGTGGGCCGGGCAGCCAAAGAGGGGGCCACCTTCCTCCCCGTCTACCTGGGGCCCACCTTGGTCCTCCTCCTCTGGCCCTTTCTCTACGGGCGGCTTTTGAAGCTAGCCCAGGCCCACCGCCTCACCTCCTGGGCGGACTACCTCTTCCTGCGCTACGGCCACGCCCCCTTGGCCTCCTTGACGGCCGCCTTCCTGGTGGTGGGCCTCCTCCCCTACCTGGCCCTGCAGCTCAAGGCCATCGCCCAGGCCTTCCTCTTCCTAAGCGGCGAGGAAGCGCCCCTGGCGGACGTGGCCCTGCCCACCACCCTGCTCCTCGCCCTTTTCGCCATCCTCTTCGGCACGCGGCGCCTGGACCCCTCGGAGAGGCACCAGGGCCTGGTTCTGGCTGTGGCCTTTGAGTCCTTCGTGAAGCTTTTCGCTCTCCTCCTGGTGGGCCTGGTGGTCCTCCTGGCCTTGGGAAACCCCTTTCCCCAAGCCCTGGAAAGGCCCGACCTCCTGCCCCCCCTAACGCCCCCAGAGGGCCTTCCCGGCTACCTGGGCTGGGTGGGCCTCACGGTCTTATCGGGCCTGGCCTTCCTCTTCCTGCCCCGGCAGTTCCATGTGATCGTGGTGGAGAACGTGAACCCCAGGCACCTTCCCCTGGCGGCCTGGGCCTTTCCCCTCTATCTCCTCCTCATCAATCTGCCCATGGTCCCCTTGGCCCTCCTCGGGCGCCTCCACTTTCCGGAGGAAAACCCCGACCTCTACGTCCTGGCCCTGAGCCTCGAGGCGGGCTACCCTGCCCTGGCCCTCCTGGCCTTTCTGGGGGGGGTTTCCGCGGCCACGGCCATGGTGGTGGTGGAGAGCCTGGCCCTTTCCATCCTGGTCTCCAACCACCTCCTCTCCCCCCTCCTCCTCAGGGCCAGGGCCCTGGGGAGCCTCCTCCTTTGGCGGAGACTTTCCATCCTTGTCGTTATGCTCCTCGCCTACCTCTACTTCCGCCTGGCGGGGGAGGCCTACGCCCTGGTGGGCATGGGGCTCATCTCCTTCGTGGCCGTGGCCCAGCTGGCTCCGCCGGCCCTCCTCGGCCTTTTCTGGAAGGGGGCCACGCGAGAAGGGGCCTTGGCAGGGCTTATCGGGGGGGTGCTCCTTTGGACCTACACCCTCTTCCTCCCGGCCCTGGCCCGCTCGGGCTGGCTCCCCGAGGTCTTCCTCACAGGCCCCCACCCCCTCCTCCGCCCCGAGGGGCTCCTGGGCCTGAGGGACCTGGACCCCGTGACCCACGGCTTTCTGGTCAGCCTCATGGCCAACCTGGCCCTCACCCTAGGAGTCTCCCTCTTCACCCGAAAGGAGGTCCAGGAAGAGGGCCGCACGGGGGAGGTGGCGGAGCTGGCTGCTCTGCTGGGCCGGGTTCTGGGCCCGGAGGCAGAGGTAGCTTTTCTAAATCGAGTCCAGGATCTTCCTGGTCCCCAGGCCGCCGCCCTGGCCGAGGCCTTCCTGGCGGGATCGGTGGGGCCCGCCACGGCCAGGCTCCTCCTCCTCTCCGTCACGGAGAGGGCCCCTCCGGAAGCCCTTCTAGAGGAGGCAGCCCGGGAGTCCAAGGAGGTACGGGCCTACGCCAGGGCCCTGGAGGAGGCCAGGCGCGAGCTCGCCGAGGCCTACGAGCGCCTGAAGGCCTTGGATCACGCCAAGGACGAGGTTTTGGCCGCGGTCTCCCACGAACTCAAGACCCCCCTCACTTCGGTGCGGGCCCTGGCGGAGATCCTCGAGGCCCACCACGACCTACCCGAAGAGGAAAGGCGGCGCTTCACCGCCCTCCTCTCCAAGGAGGCGGCCCGGCTTTCCCGCTTGGTGGAGGAGGTCCTGGCCTACGCCCGCCTGCAGGCGGGTCTCCCCCTGCGCCTCCAGGCCACCGACCTAAGGGCCCTGGCCGAGGAAGCCTTGGCCCTGGTCCAGCCCCTGGCCCAGGAGAAAAGGGTTATCATGGAAGTCCACCTGGAGGAGGCCCGAGCGCTCACCGACCGCGACCGGGTGCTCCAGGTGCTCCTGAACCTCCTGCAAAACGCCCTGCGCCACGCGCAAAGCCGGGTGTGCCTGGAGCTTAGGCACGAGGGGAAGGAGGCTCTCTTCCGGGTCCAGGATGACGGCCCGGGGGTACCCGAGGACCTGAGGCCCTGGGTCTTTGAACCCTTCCAGAGCTTCGCCGGGGGCACGGGCCTGGGCCTTTACCTGGCCCGCAGGCTGGTGGAGGCCCTGGGAGGGCGGATCTTCTTGGAGAAGGGAGAGGGGGCCAGCTTCGCCTTCACCCTGCCCCTGGAGGTGGACCATGCGGATCTTGGTGGTGGATGA
- a CDS encoding DUF294 nucleotidyltransferase-like domain-containing protein codes for MDPRTNPLLSALPKAEREALLRQAQEETHAKGAQILEQGGQPAEKLYLVLEGEVALRDGEEEVGSLGPGEFFGFPSLLSGESPAFSVIARTPVRLLAFPKETFQKLLTFPEAARFFGQGLVSRVRLREVPDPSLFSPVGRLVRRPPAFIPPTAKVEEAAQRMREEGVSSLLVEAEPLGILTDRDLRNRVLAEGRSPATPVAEVMTAPVFALPAETPIYEAMAAMVERGIHHLPVTQGKEVVGVVTHTDLMLHQAQNPLLLLRRIERLDLERYGLQVAHLVEALFARGLGGLEIGRVVASLNDALIRRLVKEAEAALGEPPMPYSFMVFGSEGRREQALLTDQDNALVLGEGGHEAYFQALAERVVQGLIRAGIPECKGGYMATRWRMPLRDWVATFSKWMETPEPQALLETQILFDFRGVAGALSLRVLEEAILERSRKGVFLYHLAQSALAFRPPLGLFGRVRTEKGFVDLKRYALAPIVALARLYALMAGDQARGTVERLKAAARAGTLSREGAERLGEAYRFFFHLRLAHQLATFREGKAIGNRVLWTALSPWERQQALEGFRAILEIQESTAGRFQLR; via the coding sequence ATGGACCCCAGAACCAATCCACTCCTGAGCGCCCTTCCTAAAGCGGAGCGAGAAGCCCTCCTCCGCCAAGCCCAGGAGGAGACCCACGCCAAAGGGGCGCAAATCCTGGAACAAGGGGGCCAGCCTGCGGAGAAGCTCTACCTGGTGCTGGAAGGGGAGGTAGCCTTACGGGACGGGGAGGAGGAGGTGGGGAGCTTGGGACCCGGGGAGTTTTTTGGCTTCCCCTCCCTTCTCTCCGGGGAATCCCCCGCCTTCTCCGTGATAGCCAGGACCCCGGTCCGCCTCTTGGCCTTCCCAAAAGAAACTTTCCAAAAACTCTTGACGTTTCCCGAGGCTGCCCGCTTTTTTGGCCAAGGCCTCGTGAGCCGGGTGCGGCTTCGGGAAGTTCCGGACCCCTCCCTCTTCAGCCCGGTGGGGAGGCTCGTCCGGCGCCCTCCAGCCTTCATCCCTCCCACCGCCAAGGTGGAGGAGGCCGCCCAAAGGATGCGGGAAGAGGGGGTTTCCAGCCTCCTGGTGGAGGCGGAGCCCTTGGGTATCCTCACCGACCGGGACCTGAGGAACCGGGTCCTGGCGGAGGGGCGTTCCCCTGCCACCCCCGTGGCCGAGGTCATGACCGCCCCCGTCTTCGCCCTTCCCGCGGAAACCCCCATCTACGAGGCGATGGCGGCCATGGTGGAGCGGGGCATTCACCACCTGCCCGTCACCCAGGGGAAAGAGGTGGTGGGGGTGGTGACCCACACGGACCTGATGCTGCACCAGGCGCAAAACCCCCTCCTCCTCCTTCGGCGCATTGAGAGGCTGGACCTAGAGCGGTACGGCCTCCAGGTGGCCCACCTGGTGGAGGCCCTCTTCGCCCGGGGCCTTGGGGGCCTGGAGATCGGCCGGGTGGTGGCCTCCTTGAACGACGCCCTCATCCGCCGCCTGGTGAAGGAGGCCGAGGCGGCCCTGGGGGAACCCCCCATGCCCTACAGCTTTATGGTCTTCGGCTCCGAGGGCCGGCGGGAGCAGGCCCTGCTCACCGACCAGGACAACGCCTTAGTCCTGGGTGAGGGAGGCCACGAGGCCTATTTCCAGGCCCTGGCGGAACGGGTGGTCCAGGGGCTGATCCGGGCGGGCATCCCCGAGTGCAAGGGAGGGTATATGGCCACCCGCTGGCGCATGCCCCTCCGGGACTGGGTGGCCACCTTCAGCAAATGGATGGAAACCCCTGAGCCCCAAGCCCTTCTGGAAACGCAGATCCTCTTTGACTTTCGGGGCGTGGCCGGGGCGCTCTCCCTTAGGGTCCTGGAGGAGGCCATTCTGGAAAGGAGCCGCAAAGGGGTGTTCCTCTACCATCTGGCCCAAAGCGCCCTGGCCTTTCGCCCCCCCTTGGGCCTTTTTGGCCGGGTGCGCACGGAAAAAGGGTTCGTGGACCTGAAGCGTTACGCCCTGGCCCCCATCGTGGCCTTGGCCCGGCTCTACGCCCTTATGGCGGGAGATCAGGCCCGGGGAACGGTGGAGCGCCTCAAGGCGGCGGCGAGGGCGGGCACCCTAAGCCGGGAAGGAGCCGAGCGGCTTGGTGAGGCCTACCGCTTCTTTTTCCACCTACGCCTAGCCCACCAGCTGGCCACCTTCCGCGAGGGGAAGGCCATCGGCAACAGGGTTCTCTGGACTGCCCTTTCCCCTTGGGAAAGGCAACAGGCCCTCGAGGGGTTCCGGGCCATCCTGGAAATCCAGGAGAGCACGGCGGGCCGCTTCCAGCTGCGATGA
- the acs gene encoding acetate--CoA ligase: MDRIEGVLKEERVFYPSEAFRSQAHVGSEEEYQRLYEESLRDPEGFWGRVASELHWFTPWQKVLEGDLPHPKWFVGGKTNLSYNALDRHVGTWRKNKAALIWEGEPGEERVLTYHDLWREVQRFANVLKRLGVKKGDRVTIYLPMIPEAAIAMLASARIGAVHSVVFGGFSSGALADRIKDAEAKVLITADGGYRRGSVVPLKANADEALRETSSVEHVVVVRRTGEEVPMTPGRDHWWHELMETVSDRSDPEPMEAEEPLFILYTSGSTGKPKGVLHTLGGYMTYVYLTTKLVFDLKDEDVYWCTADVGWITGHSYVVYGPLLNGATTLMYEGAPNWPEPDRFWQIVDKYGVTILYTAPTAIRAFMRWGESWPLKHRLDTLRLLGTVGEPINPEAWLWFYRVIGKGRCPIVDTWWQTETGGIMITTLPGAHPMKPGHAGKPFFGVRPEILDSEHRPVENPDEGGHLCITRPWPSVLRTVWGDPERFLQQYFSQHPGAYFTGDGARRDQDGYHLILGRVDDVLNVAGHRLGTMEIESALVSHPAVAEAAVVGRPDPLKGEAVVAFVTLKEGYASSEALRNELKAHVAKVIGPIARPDEVRFTDALPKTRSGKIMRRLLRQIAAGEQEIKGDVSTLEDRSVVERLRQGS, from the coding sequence ATGGACCGGATCGAGGGTGTGCTCAAGGAGGAGCGGGTCTTCTATCCCAGCGAGGCTTTCCGAAGCCAGGCCCACGTGGGGAGCGAGGAGGAGTACCAAAGGCTCTACGAGGAAAGCCTGAGGGACCCCGAGGGCTTCTGGGGCCGGGTGGCCTCGGAGCTCCACTGGTTTACCCCCTGGCAGAAGGTCCTCGAGGGCGACCTGCCCCACCCCAAGTGGTTCGTGGGGGGGAAGACCAACCTCTCCTACAACGCCCTGGACCGCCATGTGGGCACCTGGCGCAAGAACAAGGCGGCCCTCATCTGGGAGGGGGAGCCGGGGGAGGAGAGGGTCCTCACCTACCACGACCTCTGGCGGGAGGTGCAGAGGTTCGCCAACGTCCTGAAGCGCCTTGGGGTGAAGAAGGGGGATAGGGTCACCATCTACCTGCCGATGATCCCCGAGGCGGCCATCGCCATGCTGGCCTCTGCCCGGATTGGGGCTGTCCACTCCGTGGTCTTCGGGGGCTTCTCCTCGGGGGCCTTGGCGGATCGCATCAAGGATGCGGAGGCCAAGGTCCTCATCACCGCCGACGGGGGTTACCGCCGTGGGAGCGTTGTCCCCCTTAAGGCGAACGCCGACGAGGCCTTGAGGGAAACCTCTAGCGTGGAGCACGTGGTGGTGGTGCGCCGCACCGGGGAGGAGGTGCCCATGACCCCGGGCCGGGACCACTGGTGGCACGAGCTCATGGAGACGGTCTCCGACCGCTCGGACCCCGAGCCCATGGAGGCGGAAGAACCCCTCTTCATCCTCTACACCTCGGGCTCCACGGGGAAGCCCAAGGGCGTCCTCCACACCCTGGGCGGCTACATGACCTACGTCTACCTCACCACCAAGCTGGTCTTTGACCTCAAGGACGAGGACGTCTACTGGTGCACCGCCGACGTGGGCTGGATCACCGGCCACTCCTACGTGGTCTACGGCCCCCTCCTCAACGGAGCCACCACCCTGATGTACGAGGGGGCCCCCAACTGGCCCGAGCCCGACCGCTTCTGGCAGATCGTTGACAAGTACGGGGTGACCATCCTCTACACCGCCCCCACCGCCATCCGGGCCTTCATGAGGTGGGGGGAGAGCTGGCCCCTGAAGCACCGCCTGGACACCCTCCGCCTCCTTGGCACCGTGGGCGAGCCCATCAACCCCGAGGCCTGGCTGTGGTTCTACCGGGTGATCGGCAAGGGCCGCTGCCCCATCGTGGACACCTGGTGGCAGACGGAGACCGGGGGCATCATGATCACCACCCTCCCCGGGGCCCACCCCATGAAGCCCGGGCATGCGGGCAAGCCCTTTTTCGGGGTGAGGCCGGAGATCCTGGACTCGGAGCACCGCCCCGTGGAGAACCCGGACGAGGGCGGCCACCTCTGCATCACCCGTCCCTGGCCCAGCGTGCTCCGCACCGTGTGGGGGGATCCAGAGCGCTTCCTCCAGCAGTACTTCAGCCAGCACCCCGGGGCCTACTTCACCGGGGACGGGGCCCGGCGGGACCAGGACGGCTACCACCTGATCCTGGGCCGGGTGGACGACGTCCTGAACGTGGCGGGCCACCGGCTTGGCACCATGGAGATCGAGTCCGCCCTGGTCTCCCACCCCGCCGTGGCCGAGGCGGCGGTGGTGGGGCGGCCTGACCCCCTGAAGGGGGAGGCCGTCGTGGCCTTCGTGACCCTGAAGGAGGGGTACGCGTCTTCGGAAGCCCTGCGGAACGAACTCAAGGCCCACGTGGCCAAGGTCATCGGCCCCATTGCCCGCCCCGACGAGGTGCGCTTCACCGACGCCCTCCCCAAGACCCGCTCGGGCAAGATCATGCGCCGGCTCCTCCGGCAGATCGCCGCCGGGGAGCAGGAGATCAAGGGGGATGTCTCCACCCTCGAGGACCGCTCCGTGGTGGAGCGGCTGAGGCAGGGCTCTTAG
- a CDS encoding AMP-binding protein has translation MAQRRGLSTVQAALRILAHLAEHPEGVEAKEVAQILGKSLSTAYALLNSLVEEGFAVRGEGGYRLARSKPPPQTQGFLEEALEELYLCTRERCYLVLPTPEGVRLKTRGRQGQPHPLGEALPEEAHALALGKVLLAHGVLPLPPLRPKTPYTLTDPQALEEELQRVRESGLAVEMEEYAPGLSALAAPLFGPKGEVLGALGVVVPARRFPFAFSRLARALAEVARVSAHLPAPEPPSLPPPPEVRPALEAVEPPKGLVEKANLQDFPTLYRQSLEDPEGFWGAWARGFYWEKPWEVAYDPERRRWFQGGLTNAALNALDRHLPEKAQQVALLTLDGEGEVGKWTYRELWDLSARLAGVLRGLGVGPGDRVALYLPTGLEAATAMLACARLGAVHTALPMGLGPEALRQRLLKGQARLLLAADGYYLRGRFMPTRATVEAALSGLDLPVLWHTRGTTEFLERATEGRPLEALPVPSDHPLFLLHTSGSTGTPKGVLHGHGGYMVGVAWALRYLLDLKPGEVFHTTADLFWVVGHSFGLYAPLLLGGTSLLLEDRPDHPSPSAFYERLGRLGVGVLLTSPTVLRTLRRHGEARPTGLRLVGSVGEALAPEVWRWAKEHLAWPLDNWWQTELGAPALATPLPLPAKPGFVGVPLPGVEARVVDGEGRVLPPGEKGHLVLLRSGPAQMVGLLGGESPWRGGLYWTGDLALMDEEGYFRILGRTEEVIKLGEARLGTAEVEAALLTHPQVAEAAAIGIPGEEGESLALFVVLRNKDLPEELKPLLAEKLKAHLFRHLGPLGPVQVLFAESLPRTRSGKILRRLLKAELLGMDPGDTSGLEEAYGGGKDS, from the coding sequence ATGGCGCAGAGGCGGGGGCTTTCTACGGTCCAGGCGGCCTTGCGCATCCTGGCCCACCTGGCGGAGCACCCCGAGGGGGTGGAGGCCAAGGAGGTGGCCCAGATCCTGGGCAAGAGCCTCTCCACCGCCTACGCCCTCCTCAACAGTCTAGTGGAGGAAGGGTTCGCCGTCAGGGGGGAAGGGGGGTACCGCCTGGCCCGGTCCAAGCCCCCACCCCAGACCCAGGGCTTCCTGGAGGAGGCCTTGGAGGAGCTCTACCTGTGTACCCGGGAGCGCTGCTACCTGGTCCTCCCCACCCCGGAAGGGGTAAGGCTCAAGACCCGGGGACGGCAGGGCCAGCCCCATCCCCTAGGGGAGGCCTTGCCCGAGGAGGCCCACGCCTTGGCCCTGGGGAAGGTCCTCCTGGCCCACGGGGTCCTGCCCCTTCCCCCCCTGCGCCCCAAGACCCCCTACACCCTCACCGACCCCCAGGCCCTTGAGGAGGAACTGCAGCGGGTGCGGGAGTCGGGCCTGGCGGTGGAGATGGAGGAGTACGCCCCCGGGCTTTCCGCCCTGGCCGCCCCCCTCTTCGGCCCCAAGGGGGAGGTCCTAGGGGCCTTAGGGGTGGTGGTCCCCGCCCGGCGCTTCCCCTTCGCCTTCAGCCGCCTGGCCCGGGCGCTGGCCGAGGTAGCCCGGGTCTCCGCCCACCTGCCCGCCCCTGAACCTCCCTCCCTCCCCCCGCCCCCCGAGGTGAGGCCCGCCCTCGAGGCGGTGGAGCCCCCAAAGGGGCTCGTGGAGAAGGCCAACCTCCAGGACTTCCCCACCCTCTACCGGCAGAGCCTCGAGGACCCCGAGGGCTTCTGGGGGGCATGGGCCAGGGGCTTTTACTGGGAAAAGCCCTGGGAAGTGGCCTACGACCCGGAAAGGAGGCGCTGGTTCCAAGGCGGCCTCACCAACGCCGCCCTAAATGCCCTGGACCGCCACCTCCCGGAAAAGGCCCAGCAGGTGGCCCTCCTCACCCTGGACGGGGAGGGGGAGGTGGGAAAGTGGACCTACCGGGAGCTTTGGGACCTCTCTGCCCGCCTGGCGGGGGTCCTAAGGGGCCTAGGCGTGGGTCCAGGGGACCGGGTGGCCCTCTACCTGCCCACGGGCCTTGAGGCCGCCACGGCCATGTTAGCCTGCGCCCGCCTGGGAGCGGTCCACACGGCCCTCCCCATGGGCCTAGGCCCCGAGGCCTTGCGCCAGCGCCTCCTGAAGGGCCAGGCCCGGCTCCTCCTCGCCGCCGACGGGTACTACCTGAGGGGCCGGTTCATGCCCACCAGGGCCACGGTGGAGGCGGCCCTCTCTGGCCTGGACCTCCCCGTCCTCTGGCACACCCGAGGCACCACGGAGTTTCTGGAGAGGGCCACGGAGGGCAGGCCCCTCGAGGCCCTCCCCGTCCCCTCCGACCACCCCCTCTTCCTCCTCCACACCTCGGGCTCCACCGGCACCCCCAAGGGGGTGCTCCACGGCCACGGGGGGTACATGGTGGGCGTGGCCTGGGCCCTCCGCTACCTCTTAGACCTGAAGCCGGGGGAGGTCTTCCACACCACCGCCGACCTCTTCTGGGTGGTGGGCCACTCCTTCGGCCTCTACGCCCCCCTCCTCCTGGGGGGGACGAGCCTCCTCCTCGAGGATCGGCCCGACCACCCGAGCCCGAGCGCCTTCTACGAGCGCCTGGGCCGCCTGGGGGTAGGGGTCCTCCTCACCTCCCCCACCGTCCTAAGGACCCTCCGCCGCCACGGGGAAGCCAGGCCCACGGGGCTTAGGCTCGTGGGGAGCGTGGGGGAGGCCCTGGCCCCCGAGGTCTGGCGCTGGGCCAAGGAGCACCTGGCCTGGCCCCTGGACAACTGGTGGCAGACGGAACTGGGGGCCCCGGCCCTGGCCACCCCCCTCCCCCTGCCCGCCAAGCCGGGCTTCGTGGGGGTGCCCCTCCCCGGAGTGGAGGCCCGGGTGGTGGACGGGGAGGGCCGGGTCCTCCCCCCAGGGGAGAAGGGCCACCTGGTCCTCCTCCGGTCAGGCCCCGCCCAGATGGTGGGCCTCCTTGGGGGGGAAAGCCCCTGGCGGGGCGGGCTTTACTGGACGGGGGACCTCGCCCTCATGGACGAGGAGGGGTACTTCCGCATCCTGGGCCGCACCGAGGAGGTCATCAAGCTGGGGGAGGCGAGGCTCGGCACCGCCGAGGTGGAGGCGGCCCTCCTCACCCACCCCCAGGTGGCTGAGGCCGCCGCCATCGGCATCCCCGGCGAAGAGGGGGAAAGCCTGGCCCTCTTCGTGGTCCTGAGGAACAAGGACCTCCCGGAGGAGCTCAAGCCCCTCCTGGCGGAGAAGCTCAAGGCCCACCTCTTCCGCCACCTGGGGCCCTTGGGCCCGGTGCAGGTCCTCTTCGCGGAAAGCCTCCCCCGCACCCGAAGCGGCAAGATCCTGAGGCGGCTCCTCAAGGCGGAGCTTTTGGGCATGGACCCGGGGGACACCTCGGGGCTGGAGGAAGCGTATGGCGGTGGAAAAGATTCTTAG
- a CDS encoding DUF4212 domain-containing protein, which yields MDGAKLAEYWQKNLALIRNLLVIWAVVAYGLGILLAPALNSIRPFGGPPLGFWIAQQGAIWVFVVLIFIYATRMQALDREYGVED from the coding sequence ATGGACGGAGCCAAGTTGGCGGAGTACTGGCAGAAGAACCTGGCCCTGATCCGCAACCTGCTGGTGATCTGGGCGGTGGTGGCCTACGGGCTTGGCATCCTGCTGGCCCCTGCCCTCAACAGCATCCGGCCCTTCGGGGGGCCGCCCTTGGGCTTCTGGATCGCCCAACAGGGGGCCATCTGGGTCTTCGTGGTCCTGATTTTCATCTACGCCACCCGCATGCAGGCCCTGGACCGGGAATACGGGGTTGAGGACTAA